One window of Haloarcula salinisoli genomic DNA carries:
- a CDS encoding SHOCT domain-containing protein — protein MMLIGLLWMALLIALPVYIVYWLTTRSPSDGPTEDSALAVLQERYARGEIDDEEFERRRARLTPDGGRY, from the coding sequence ATGATGTTGATCGGTTTGCTGTGGATGGCACTTCTGATCGCCCTTCCCGTCTACATCGTCTACTGGCTGACAACGCGGTCGCCATCGGACGGCCCCACCGAGGATAGCGCACTCGCTGTCCTCCAGGAACGGTACGCTCGCGGCGAAATCGACGACGAGGAGTTCGAACGCCGGCGCGCCCGACTCACGCCTGACGGCGGCCGTTACTGA
- a CDS encoding heavy-metal-associated domain-containing protein, which produces MTQTITVEGMTCEHCEQTVEEALEEVEGVTSATADRDSESATVEGSAERDELVTVVEDAGYDASA; this is translated from the coding sequence ATGACTCAGACAATCACCGTCGAAGGAATGACCTGTGAACATTGCGAGCAGACCGTCGAAGAGGCACTCGAAGAAGTTGAGGGGGTTACGTCCGCTACTGCGGATCGTGACTCAGAATCCGCGACGGTCGAGGGGTCCGCTGAACGGGATGAGCTTGTGACTGTGGTCGAAGACGCTGGATACGATGCCTCTGCGTAA
- the acnA gene encoding aconitate hydratase AcnA produces the protein MTDTLPFDAVRELDVDGTTYKMADLRALEEQGLCDLDTLPVSIRILLESVLRNADGETVTAADVKNAAGWEPDVPDAEVPFSPSRVVLQDLTGVPAVVDLAALRSEVDRKDRDPTLVEPEIPIDLVIDHSVQVDYFDSEDAYEKNVELEYERNAERYRAIKWAQNAFENFNVVPPGTGIVHQVNLEHLGRVVHARERDGENWLLPDTLVGTDSHTPMIGGIGVVGWGVGGIEAEAAMLGQPVTMKLPEVVGVRLEGELPEGATATDLVLHITERLREVGVVDRFVEFFGPGVENLTVPDRATIANMAPEQGSTISMFPVDEQTLEYLELTGRDPAHIDLVREYLEAQGLFGEQEPEYTEVVEFDLSTVEPSLAGHKRPQDRIPMGDVKQSFRGLLHGEFEDDLDDVDEDALQRWLGEGGAAGAETDGGVQVEPESELHPLTKRVEVDLDGETVEIGHGDVLVSAITSCTNTSNPSVMIAAGLLAQNAVEKGLDVPPYVKTSLAPGSRVVTQYLEESGLLPYLEELGYAVVGYGCTTCIGNAGPLPDPIEQAIDDHDLWTTSVLSGNRNFEARIHPKIRANYLASPPLVVAYGLAGRMDVDLENEPLGTDEEGGSVYLADIWPDAADVQAAIHENVSPGMFEEKYASVFEGDERWAALDAPTGDVYEWDDDSTYIREPPFFQDFPLEKPGVADIEDTRCLLTLGDTVTTDHISPAGPFGSDLPAGQWLLDNGVEPHEFNTYGARRGNHEVMMRGTFANVRIENEMLDDVEGGYTIHHPTDEQTTVFEASQRYREEGVPLVVMAGEEFGTGSSRDWAAKGTDLLGVRATIAESYERIYRDNLVGMGVLPLQFDDGDSWESLGLDGSEIFTIHGLDDGLDVMDELTVIAERADGSTVEFPVTAQVGTPAAVTYIEHGGILHYVLRRLLTR, from the coding sequence ATGACTGATACACTTCCGTTCGATGCCGTCCGCGAGCTCGACGTCGACGGGACGACGTACAAGATGGCCGATCTTCGAGCACTCGAAGAGCAGGGGCTCTGTGACCTCGACACGCTCCCTGTGAGCATCCGTATTCTGCTTGAGTCGGTGCTCCGGAACGCCGACGGCGAAACTGTTACTGCAGCGGACGTCAAGAATGCTGCTGGCTGGGAGCCAGACGTACCGGACGCAGAGGTTCCGTTCTCTCCATCACGAGTCGTCCTACAGGATCTCACTGGCGTGCCCGCAGTTGTCGACCTGGCGGCCCTTCGATCCGAAGTCGACCGCAAAGATCGGGACCCAACCCTGGTCGAACCAGAAATCCCTATTGATCTTGTAATCGACCACAGCGTCCAGGTCGACTACTTCGACTCCGAGGACGCCTACGAGAAGAACGTCGAACTGGAGTACGAGCGCAACGCCGAACGGTATCGCGCGATCAAGTGGGCGCAGAACGCCTTCGAGAACTTCAACGTCGTCCCGCCGGGGACCGGCATCGTCCACCAGGTGAATCTCGAGCATCTGGGCCGGGTCGTCCACGCCCGCGAGCGAGACGGCGAGAACTGGCTCCTACCGGACACACTCGTCGGTACGGACAGCCACACCCCGATGATCGGTGGCATCGGTGTGGTCGGCTGGGGCGTCGGCGGCATTGAAGCGGAAGCGGCGATGCTCGGTCAGCCGGTCACGATGAAACTCCCCGAGGTCGTCGGCGTCCGCCTCGAAGGCGAATTACCCGAGGGCGCGACAGCGACGGATCTCGTGCTCCACATCACCGAACGGCTCCGCGAGGTCGGCGTCGTCGACCGGTTTGTCGAGTTCTTCGGTCCTGGTGTGGAGAATCTCACAGTCCCCGACCGAGCCACGATCGCCAATATGGCGCCCGAACAGGGCTCGACGATCAGTATGTTCCCGGTCGACGAGCAGACGCTCGAGTATCTCGAACTCACCGGGCGTGACCCCGCCCACATCGACCTTGTTCGCGAGTACCTCGAAGCGCAAGGGCTATTCGGAGAACAGGAACCGGAATACACCGAGGTCGTCGAGTTCGATCTTTCGACTGTTGAGCCGAGTCTCGCCGGACACAAGCGGCCACAGGACCGGATTCCGATGGGGGACGTGAAACAGAGCTTCCGGGGACTTCTCCACGGGGAGTTCGAAGACGACCTCGATGATGTCGACGAAGACGCCCTACAGCGGTGGCTCGGCGAAGGTGGTGCAGCTGGTGCGGAGACCGACGGCGGTGTTCAGGTCGAACCCGAATCGGAACTGCACCCGTTAACCAAACGCGTCGAGGTCGACCTCGACGGTGAGACAGTGGAAATTGGACACGGAGACGTCCTCGTCAGCGCCATCACGAGCTGTACGAACACTTCGAACCCGTCGGTGATGATCGCTGCTGGTCTGCTTGCCCAGAACGCCGTCGAGAAAGGTTTAGATGTCCCGCCGTACGTCAAGACGAGTCTCGCACCCGGCAGTCGCGTCGTCACGCAGTACCTCGAGGAATCGGGCCTGCTTCCGTATCTCGAAGAGCTCGGGTACGCGGTCGTCGGCTACGGCTGTACTACTTGTATCGGGAACGCCGGACCACTTCCCGATCCCATCGAGCAAGCGATCGACGACCACGACCTCTGGACGACGAGCGTCCTCTCCGGGAATCGGAACTTCGAGGCGCGTATTCACCCGAAGATCCGCGCGAACTACCTCGCGAGCCCGCCGCTCGTCGTCGCCTACGGCCTCGCAGGGCGGATGGACGTCGACCTCGAGAACGAGCCGCTAGGCACCGACGAGGAGGGGGGATCGGTGTATCTGGCGGACATCTGGCCCGACGCAGCGGACGTGCAGGCAGCAATCCACGAGAACGTCTCTCCTGGGATGTTCGAGGAGAAGTATGCCTCTGTGTTCGAGGGTGACGAGCGGTGGGCTGCTCTCGACGCGCCCACAGGTGACGTCTACGAGTGGGACGACGACTCGACATACATCCGAGAGCCGCCGTTCTTCCAAGACTTCCCCCTCGAGAAACCCGGCGTCGCCGATATTGAGGATACACGCTGCCTGCTGACACTCGGCGATACCGTTACGACCGACCACATCAGCCCTGCTGGCCCCTTCGGATCTGACCTCCCTGCCGGCCAGTGGCTGCTCGATAACGGCGTTGAGCCGCACGAGTTCAACACCTACGGCGCGCGCCGGGGCAACCACGAGGTGATGATGCGGGGAACGTTCGCCAATGTCCGCATCGAGAACGAGATGCTCGACGATGTCGAGGGTGGCTATACGATCCACCACCCAACCGACGAGCAGACGACCGTGTTCGAAGCCAGCCAGCGCTACCGCGAGGAGGGAGTCCCGCTCGTCGTGATGGCGGGCGAAGAGTTCGGTACCGGCTCCAGCCGGGACTGGGCGGCGAAAGGAACGGACCTACTCGGTGTTCGCGCAACCATCGCCGAGAGTTACGAGCGCATCTACCGCGACAACCTCGTCGGCATGGGTGTGCTCCCCCTGCAGTTCGATGATGGCGACTCGTGGGAATCTCTCGGTCTGGATGGGTCGGAGATCTTCACGATCCACGGCCTCGATGACGGGCTCGACGTGATGGACGAACTGACCGTTATCGCCGAGCGTGCGGACGGGTCGACTGTCGAGTTCCCGGTCACAGCACAGGTCGGCACGCCGGCCGCCGTGACCTATATCGAACACGGCGGCATCCTCCACTACGTCCTTAGACGGCTCCTCACGCGATAA
- a CDS encoding DUF63 family protein: MSTVTRRVETALPETGSREWWALYLLAPLVLIGGGLLVFPTLVYDRFIWQYLWGPVVADAAGQPVTHEGIRAVQGYNAVNTVIYLAAVVYSLPGLRAYLDQLDVTFDARLAYGFAPIIIAGGAMRALEDIGLLGDYAVWFITPSIYIVVTAVTILALGVGALLRDQNIGSIPLTVGLVGSVWAVGAVWWAVWHGLSTSTPLRLWVPVATTGIALGVTALYYWGTSFANITHLRHPLILLAVFGQLWDAAQNLIGVTFLGYSPKLVVTNLVYQATGFSGSTFVLKLVVTVGIVWYLADAKEEMNHTWWWLMTFFIGAIGLPMGVRGSLRMLLGA; this comes from the coding sequence GTGAGTACTGTCACCCGGCGCGTCGAGACTGCCCTTCCGGAGACCGGCTCACGCGAGTGGTGGGCGCTGTACCTGCTGGCCCCGCTCGTCCTCATCGGTGGGGGCCTCCTCGTGTTTCCGACGTTGGTCTACGACCGGTTCATCTGGCAGTATCTCTGGGGACCAGTCGTCGCCGATGCGGCCGGTCAACCAGTCACGCACGAGGGGATTCGTGCTGTCCAGGGCTACAACGCGGTGAACACGGTAATCTACCTCGCGGCAGTCGTATACAGCCTCCCCGGACTACGGGCGTATCTCGACCAACTCGACGTCACGTTCGACGCACGACTGGCCTACGGGTTCGCTCCGATCATCATCGCAGGTGGGGCGATGCGCGCCCTCGAGGATATCGGACTGCTCGGCGACTACGCGGTGTGGTTCATCACGCCATCGATTTACATCGTCGTCACCGCTGTCACCATCCTCGCGCTCGGCGTCGGCGCACTCTTGCGTGACCAAAATATCGGATCTATCCCGCTAACAGTCGGGCTCGTCGGGTCGGTGTGGGCTGTCGGGGCCGTCTGGTGGGCTGTTTGGCACGGCCTCTCGACATCGACCCCACTCCGCCTATGGGTTCCTGTCGCGACGACGGGGATAGCGCTCGGCGTAACCGCACTCTACTACTGGGGCACGAGTTTCGCCAATATCACCCACCTTCGACACCCGCTAATTCTGCTGGCCGTTTTCGGCCAGTTGTGGGACGCTGCGCAGAATCTCATCGGTGTGACGTTCCTCGGCTACTCCCCAAAGCTGGTCGTGACGAATCTCGTGTACCAGGCGACTGGATTCTCCGGATCGACGTTCGTGCTGAAACTCGTCGTGACTGTCGGCATCGTGTGGTATCTCGCCGATGCGAAAGAGGAGATGAATCACACGTGGTGGTGGCTTATGACGTTCTTCATCGGAGCGATCGGACTCCCGATGGGCGTTCGTGGGTCACTTCGGATGCTGTTGGGAGCTTAA
- a CDS encoding AsnC family transcriptional regulator, translating to MRNLDETDLEILSLLADDARRPFSDIGEEVDLSGPAVSDRVKRLQEAGIINNFTIDVNRAHLRAGVPVFIQAEIGSASLEAARERARESDGVEHVFTTSEGDLWFYARVEAQNVRQWVDGLFNEIDVADYTVTLIDELEWTPSVDGVEFALTCAECNNTVDNQGETTRIDGEIYHFCCPSCLTRFDDRYQRLEEGA from the coding sequence ATGCGCAATTTGGATGAAACCGACTTAGAAATCCTCTCGTTACTCGCTGATGACGCCCGCCGCCCGTTCAGCGATATTGGCGAGGAGGTCGACTTGTCGGGGCCAGCCGTGTCTGACCGGGTAAAGCGATTACAGGAAGCTGGCATCATTAACAACTTCACGATTGACGTCAACCGGGCTCATCTCCGAGCTGGTGTACCGGTATTTATTCAGGCCGAAATCGGCTCAGCGTCGTTGGAGGCCGCCCGCGAGCGGGCTCGAGAGTCAGATGGCGTTGAACACGTCTTCACGACCTCCGAAGGAGATCTTTGGTTCTATGCCCGTGTTGAAGCCCAGAACGTACGTCAGTGGGTAGATGGACTCTTTAACGAGATCGATGTAGCAGATTACACCGTCACGCTAATTGACGAGCTTGAATGGACGCCGTCCGTTGATGGCGTCGAATTTGCACTCACCTGTGCTGAATGTAACAATACCGTTGATAATCAAGGTGAAACGACGAGAATCGACGGAGAGATCTATCACTTCTGTTGTCCGTCCTGTCTCACACGGTTCGACGATCGGTATCAGCGACTCGAAGAGGGAGCGTAA
- a CDS encoding CBS domain-containing protein: MGTRPTDLRMDIGRIADESVARVTPDATVAEIAHTMISQSRCARYVVVEESDQISGIITDRDLIANLLTEESELSVLTAETSGDDVRAADVMTRDPLTVPADAEIPKVLRQMNEAGARHVPVVEDGSVIGMITLDDLITHVAGESAHVSAQMDNVAGIIRTESTHD; the protein is encoded by the coding sequence ATGGGTACCAGACCAACTGACCTCCGGATGGACATTGGTCGTATTGCTGATGAGTCGGTCGCCCGTGTCACGCCTGACGCCACGGTTGCCGAGATCGCTCACACGATGATCTCCCAATCGCGGTGTGCCAGGTACGTGGTCGTCGAAGAATCCGATCAGATCTCTGGTATCATCACCGACCGAGACCTGATTGCTAACCTGCTCACCGAGGAAAGCGAGTTAAGTGTGCTCACAGCCGAGACTAGTGGAGACGACGTACGAGCTGCTGACGTGATGACGCGTGACCCACTTACTGTGCCAGCAGATGCTGAGATTCCAAAAGTCCTGAGACAAATGAACGAAGCGGGTGCTCGACACGTCCCGGTTGTTGAAGACGGGAGCGTTATCGGGATGATCACTCTGGACGATTTAATTACGCATGTTGCTGGTGAGAGTGCACACGTTTCAGCTCAGATGGATAACGTAGCGGGCATCATCCGAACAGAGTCTACGCACGATTGA
- a CDS encoding DUF7123 family protein — MSNISRHTVRRYLVETASSEPTYLRAREIASDLDGSPKAVAQYLSQLQDELTIVSLEQWGRSKSTTWRLEVNES, encoded by the coding sequence ATGTCGAATATTTCCCGGCACACGGTTCGAAGGTACCTCGTCGAGACAGCCAGTAGCGAACCGACATACCTCCGGGCTCGCGAGATTGCCAGCGATCTCGACGGATCTCCCAAGGCAGTCGCGCAGTACCTCAGCCAGCTCCAGGACGAACTCACAATCGTTTCACTCGAACAGTGGGGGCGCTCGAAAAGCACGACGTGGCGCTTAGAGGTGAACGAGTCGTGA
- a CDS encoding DoxX family protein, producing MSTLDSGMNQLESRVGGLTVGGKVHSLSAWFVLALRLMMGYAFAYSGFTKITGEFAAGGYLTNVAATNGNPLAGMFAWMGSTPWFVEFANVAVPWGELFIGLGLLVGAFVRLAAFFGALMMLMFYFGNWDMSHGFINGDFAYMLVFLAVAAFAAGRILGLDQYIENYDVGGETLVERYPALEYILG from the coding sequence ATGTCCACACTCGACTCCGGCATGAATCAGCTCGAGAGCAGAGTCGGCGGTCTGACCGTCGGCGGGAAAGTTCACAGTCTCAGTGCGTGGTTCGTGCTCGCGCTCCGTCTCATGATGGGCTACGCGTTCGCGTACTCCGGGTTCACGAAGATCACCGGCGAGTTCGCCGCGGGCGGTTACCTCACGAACGTCGCGGCGACGAACGGCAACCCGCTCGCGGGGATGTTCGCGTGGATGGGGAGTACGCCGTGGTTCGTCGAGTTCGCGAACGTGGCCGTCCCGTGGGGCGAGCTGTTCATCGGCCTCGGCCTGCTCGTCGGCGCGTTCGTCCGCCTCGCGGCGTTCTTCGGCGCGCTCATGATGCTCATGTTCTACTTCGGGAACTGGGACATGAGCCACGGGTTCATCAACGGGGACTTCGCGTACATGCTCGTGTTCCTCGCGGTCGCCGCGTTCGCCGCGGGCCGCATCCTGGGCCTCGACCAGTACATCGAGAACTACGACGTCGGTGGCGAGACGCTCGTTGAGCGCTACCCCGCCCTCGAATACATCCTCGGCTAA
- a CDS encoding NAD(P)/FAD-dependent oxidoreductase, protein MAGLAAAAGFDDAGFVVELYERQSYDSKGVNCGEAMTAVSKIPLEPTVENGFLNPLPAMEVEVYDGIDADRHRTGAGTFPAADTYITDRNVVEQSWAEQLSEKGVDIHENQSITRTDFHEFTDEYDLVVDATGQPSLSSKALGTTNEYSGYMVALNSDVEGDFTELYPNSRIILENYTGYSWAFPKTSQRANVGIGWTVSDRPNDYMKALREACERNGWPVPSQERTNVAIIPEGPSLDPDRTHLPEHSVVRVGDAAGIANRLTGKGISQAVESGFLAAELANRSQLHNYPDRLYQRMKTEYIFATVVRYFLETRNPKVLGAAIRAAAGIDIEDVDRSPSAVLLRLLRHPVLFARIFSRRRVLNRVYGGMTNQWELID, encoded by the coding sequence ATGGCCGGGCTTGCAGCAGCTGCTGGATTCGACGACGCTGGATTCGTCGTCGAACTATATGAGCGGCAGTCCTACGATAGCAAAGGCGTTAATTGCGGAGAAGCGATGACAGCGGTATCGAAGATCCCACTCGAACCGACTGTAGAGAACGGCTTTCTCAACCCGCTGCCAGCGATGGAAGTGGAGGTGTATGACGGAATCGACGCCGATCGCCACCGCACTGGAGCCGGCACCTTTCCTGCTGCGGATACATATATAACGGACCGAAATGTCGTTGAGCAGTCCTGGGCAGAACAACTCTCAGAGAAGGGTGTTGACATCCACGAAAACCAGTCTATCACACGGACAGATTTCCACGAGTTCACCGATGAGTATGATCTCGTCGTTGATGCAACCGGTCAGCCATCACTCTCTAGTAAAGCGCTCGGAACAACCAACGAGTATTCAGGATATATGGTAGCGCTTAACAGTGATGTCGAAGGGGACTTCACCGAGTTGTACCCGAACAGCCGGATAATTCTGGAGAACTATACAGGGTACTCGTGGGCATTCCCGAAGACATCGCAACGAGCCAACGTTGGTATCGGCTGGACGGTCAGTGACCGGCCTAATGATTATATGAAGGCATTGAGGGAAGCCTGTGAGCGGAATGGGTGGCCAGTCCCGTCGCAGGAACGGACGAACGTCGCAATCATTCCCGAGGGACCAAGCCTTGATCCCGACAGAACCCATCTACCGGAGCATTCAGTCGTACGAGTGGGTGATGCTGCAGGTATAGCAAACCGACTCACCGGAAAGGGGATCTCACAGGCCGTTGAATCGGGATTCTTGGCCGCAGAGCTGGCTAACAGAAGCCAATTACACAATTATCCTGATAGATTATATCAGAGGATGAAAACGGAGTACATTTTCGCCACAGTTGTGAGATACTTTCTTGAAACTCGTAATCCCAAGGTTCTGGGAGCAGCAATTCGTGCCGCTGCCGGGATCGATATTGAAGACGTTGACCGGTCTCCGAGTGCAGTTCTACTGCGTCTCCTCCGCCACCCTGTTTTATTTGCCCGTATTTTCTCGAGACGACGAGTTTTAAACCGTGTCTATGGAGGAATGACTAACCAGTGGGAGTTAATTGATTGA
- a CDS encoding ArsR/SmtB family transcription factor, with product MTEEADPSEIFATLDDEYARDILVATKTDRLSAKELSEECDMSRPTVSRRVTRLVEQGLLEEYTHVDPGGRHYSEYEARLERIEILLQAEGFDVNIDIQPDPADRITTIFEEMRGD from the coding sequence GTGACTGAGGAGGCCGACCCGTCGGAAATCTTCGCGACACTCGACGACGAGTACGCCCGCGACATCCTCGTGGCGACGAAGACCGACCGCCTGTCTGCGAAGGAGCTCAGCGAGGAATGTGACATGTCACGCCCGACCGTCTCGCGCCGTGTCACCCGCCTCGTCGAGCAGGGCCTCCTCGAGGAGTATACGCACGTCGACCCCGGGGGACGGCACTACAGCGAGTATGAGGCGCGCCTCGAACGCATCGAAATCCTCCTGCAGGCGGAGGGCTTCGACGTCAACATCGACATCCAGCCTGACCCCGCCGACCGGATTACGACCATCTTCGAGGAAATGCGGGGAGACTGA
- a CDS encoding universal stress protein, whose amino-acid sequence MYDTVLLSTDGTVASEEAESHAIALAEAHNADLHVLYVVDEDVVTAYSGDEYVDEAEGPEHGLEELGTETIADIQYKAKEVGVNVVKAIEHGRPAETIVRYADVEDMDLLVLGTKHRPEEYRALLGSVTDRVLRLTTRPATVVKTEVDE is encoded by the coding sequence ATGTACGATACGGTTTTGCTCTCGACTGACGGGACAGTTGCTTCTGAGGAAGCTGAATCCCATGCTATCGCGCTAGCAGAGGCCCATAATGCCGATCTTCATGTTCTGTATGTAGTCGATGAGGACGTCGTAACAGCATACAGCGGTGACGAGTACGTTGATGAAGCCGAGGGCCCAGAACATGGCCTCGAAGAACTTGGAACGGAAACAATCGCAGACATCCAATATAAAGCGAAGGAGGTCGGTGTCAATGTTGTCAAAGCAATTGAGCACGGCCGACCGGCTGAGACGATTGTACGGTATGCTGATGTCGAAGATATGGATCTACTTGTACTTGGAACGAAACACCGGCCGGAAGAATACCGGGCCTTGCTCGGAAGCGTGACCGACCGCGTCCTTCGATTGACGACCCGCCCAGCGACCGTCGTGAAGACGGAAGTCGACGAATAG
- a CDS encoding heavy metal translocating P-type ATPase — protein MTSQTIHLDITGMSCANCSATIQDTLESLDGVSEADANFATDEGSVTYDPEEVSLKEIYDAIDEAGYGAVSETVTIAISDMTCANCAETNQTALENIPGVVNAEVNYATDEAQVTYNPAEVSIGALYDAIEEAGYSPVREDGADEESGQDARDAARQAETRKQLRLTLFGAVLSAPLLFFLIDNYLLGGAIVPEAVFGVELGWVEFLLATPVQAILGWPFYKNSYKAIVKNGRANMDVLIAIGSTTAYLYSVAVLAELIAGGLYFDTAALILVFITLGNYLEARSKGQAGEALRKLLEMEAETATIVHEDGSEEEVPLEEVTTGDRMKIRPGEKIPTDGVVVDGQSAVDESMVTGESVPVEKEEGDEVVGSTINENGVLVVEATKVGEDTALQQIVQTVKEAQSRQPDIQNLADRISAYFVPAVIANALLWGVVWFLFPEALAGFVDWLPLWGQVAGGPAPVGGTVSVFEFAIIVFASSILIACPCALGLATPAATMVGTTIGAQNGVLFKGGDILERAKDVDTVVFDKTGTLTEGEMELTDVVVFDSDGNVVTDGGEPTPDGGQLSTRERLSEDDVLRLAAIAESGSEHPLARAIVEGAEERGLDVTEPDDFENVPGHGIKAVIGDSEVLVGNRKLLRDNGIDPSPAEETMERLENEGKTAMLVAYEGELVGVVADADTVKESSKQAVTALQERGVDVMMITGDNERTARAVAKQVGIDPKNVRAGVLPEDKSNAVDSIQDEGRQAMMVGDGVNDAPALAVAHVGTAIGSGTDVAIEAADVTLMRDDPLDVVKAIRISDATLQKIKQNLVWALGYNTAMIPLASLGLLQPVLAAAAMAFSSVSVLTNSLLFRRYTPDHDYKLFGFLR, from the coding sequence ATGACAAGCCAAACAATCCATCTTGATATCACGGGAATGTCCTGCGCCAACTGTTCGGCGACGATCCAGGACACTCTCGAATCGCTCGACGGGGTATCGGAGGCGGATGCGAACTTCGCCACCGACGAGGGTTCCGTCACCTACGACCCTGAAGAGGTATCGCTCAAAGAAATCTACGACGCGATCGACGAGGCCGGGTACGGCGCAGTCTCTGAGACGGTAACGATTGCCATCTCCGATATGACCTGTGCCAACTGCGCCGAGACCAACCAAACCGCTCTTGAAAATATTCCGGGCGTCGTTAATGCGGAGGTCAATTACGCAACCGACGAAGCACAGGTCACCTACAATCCTGCGGAAGTATCTATTGGTGCGCTGTACGATGCTATCGAGGAGGCTGGCTACTCGCCCGTCCGCGAAGATGGTGCCGACGAAGAGTCGGGCCAGGACGCACGAGATGCCGCCCGTCAAGCCGAAACTCGGAAGCAACTCAGGTTGACCCTCTTTGGGGCAGTGTTATCGGCACCGTTGCTCTTCTTCCTCATCGACAATTATCTGCTCGGTGGCGCGATCGTCCCTGAAGCCGTCTTCGGTGTGGAACTTGGCTGGGTTGAGTTCCTCCTCGCCACGCCGGTACAGGCGATCCTCGGCTGGCCGTTCTATAAGAACTCGTACAAGGCGATCGTGAAGAATGGCCGCGCCAATATGGACGTGCTGATTGCGATCGGTTCAACAACGGCCTATCTATACTCTGTGGCAGTCCTTGCTGAACTCATTGCAGGTGGACTTTATTTCGACACGGCAGCCCTCATCCTCGTGTTCATCACGTTGGGTAACTATCTCGAAGCTCGGTCGAAGGGCCAAGCGGGTGAGGCCCTCCGAAAGCTCCTCGAAATGGAAGCCGAAACGGCGACCATTGTCCACGAGGACGGCAGTGAAGAAGAAGTTCCGCTTGAAGAGGTCACAACTGGTGACCGGATGAAAATTCGTCCAGGTGAGAAGATTCCCACAGACGGTGTCGTTGTCGACGGTCAGTCTGCCGTCGACGAGTCAATGGTCACTGGCGAATCTGTGCCTGTCGAGAAAGAGGAGGGCGATGAGGTCGTCGGCTCGACGATTAACGAGAACGGCGTCCTTGTCGTGGAGGCGACGAAGGTTGGAGAAGACACGGCCCTCCAACAGATCGTCCAGACAGTCAAGGAGGCCCAGTCGCGCCAGCCCGACATCCAGAATCTCGCCGACCGCATCTCCGCGTACTTCGTGCCTGCGGTCATCGCGAACGCCCTTCTCTGGGGTGTCGTCTGGTTCCTGTTCCCCGAGGCTCTCGCTGGCTTCGTCGACTGGCTCCCGCTGTGGGGTCAGGTTGCTGGCGGCCCGGCCCCGGTCGGTGGGACCGTTTCAGTCTTCGAGTTCGCGATAATTGTCTTCGCGTCCTCGATCCTCATCGCCTGTCCCTGTGCGCTGGGGCTGGCGACGCCCGCAGCGACGATGGTCGGGACGACGATTGGTGCCCAGAACGGCGTCCTGTTCAAGGGCGGTGACATCCTCGAACGAGCGAAAGACGTCGATACAGTCGTCTTCGACAAGACGGGCACACTCACCGAAGGGGAAATGGAACTCACCGACGTGGTCGTCTTTGATAGCGATGGAAATGTGGTGACTGACGGTGGCGAGCCGACCCCAGATGGTGGACAGCTCAGCACCCGTGAGCGCCTCTCAGAGGATGATGTGCTTCGACTGGCGGCGATAGCTGAAAGCGGCAGCGAACACCCGCTCGCCCGTGCAATCGTCGAAGGGGCCGAAGAACGCGGCCTGGACGTGACTGAGCCTGACGACTTCGAGAACGTTCCGGGCCACGGGATCAAAGCAGTCATTGGTGACAGCGAGGTGCTGGTCGGCAACCGCAAGCTGCTGCGGGACAACGGGATCGACCCCTCTCCCGCTGAGGAGACGATGGAACGCCTCGAGAACGAGGGGAAGACGGCGATGCTGGTCGCCTACGAGGGGGAGCTCGTGGGTGTGGTCGCCGACGCCGACACAGTGAAGGAAAGCTCCAAGCAGGCTGTCACAGCACTCCAGGAGCGGGGAGTTGACGTGATGATGATTACGGGCGACAACGAGCGAACTGCCCGTGCGGTCGCTAAACAGGTGGGTATCGACCCGAAGAACGTCCGCGCAGGAGTCCTTCCTGAGGACAAGTCCAACGCGGTCGACAGTATTCAAGACGAGGGCCGGCAGGCGATGATGGTCGGTGACGGCGTCAACGACGCTCCGGCACTCGCGGTCGCACACGTCGGGACAGCAATCGGCTCCGGCACCGACGTCGCCATCGAAGCTGCAGACGTCACGCTGATGCGAGACGACCCGCTCGACGTGGTAAAGGCGATCCGAATCTCAGACGCGACACTCCAGAAGATCAAACAGAACCTCGTGTGGGCGCTCGGTTACAACACGGCGATGATTCCGTTAGCGTCGCTCGGCCTCCTCCAGCCCGTGCTCGCTGCAGCAGCAATGGCGTTCTCGTCGGTGTCGGTGCTGACGAACAGTCTCCTGTTCCGGCGGTACACCCCCGATCACGACTACAAGCTCTTCGGATTTCTTCGCTAA